The Kiritimatiellales bacterium genomic sequence CATGCTGGTCTGCAATATGCATCCAACCGTGCTTCACGAAGATTCATTGCTGGCATCGGCGGATTTCCCCGGCTTTGCGCGCCGGCATCTGCAAACCGTTTTCGGTGAGTGTCCGGTGATTCATCACACCGGCCCGAGCGGCAACCAGAGTCCGCGCCACGTCACAAAATCCAACACATTTGCAGAAGCGGAACGGATTGGCGGTATTCTTGGCGCCGCGGTCGAACGCGCGCTGTCCGGCGCATCGTATTCTGCCGGTGTTTTGCTGGCATCATGCGGCAGCAGTATCACTCCTGTTCCGCGCTCGTTTCCGTCTGTGGACGACGCACAGCGCCGCCTTGAACAGGCGCAGGCGCGTTATGAAGAGTTAAAACAAACCGGCACGCCGCAGGCGGCGCGCGGCGCCGAAGTGGATCTGTTCGGCGCGCATGAAACACTCACGCTGGCAAAACTCGAAGCAAGCGGTGAACTTGAGACATATCGTGCCTCCTGTGCGCCCGCTGAAGTTCAAGTGATGCGAACCGGGCCGTTCTGGTTTGCCGGCTGGTCGGGGGAAGTGTTTGTTGAGTATGGAATTAAGCTGGGTGCGGCACAGAAAAACGCATATCTCATCAGCATGGCCAACGGCGAGATGCAGGGATATCTTGTAACGGACGAAGCGGCGGAAGAGGGCGGTTACGAAGCCTCTAATGCACTCTTTGCCCCGGAAACCGCCCGGCGCATGTTGACCGAAACACTCCGGCTGATTCAGGAAAGCAGAACATGATTCTTTGCATCGATCTCGGCTCGACCAGTTTTAAAGCGGCGCTGTTCGACAGCGCGTTGAACCGGCGCGCCGGTGGATCAGCCTAT encodes the following:
- a CDS encoding neutral/alkaline non-lysosomal ceramidase N-terminal domain-containing protein; translation: MNHIFKAGAAQTDISPVNSQFLFGYPFVKRYSTGVNDPLFSSALYLSNGRAEQLYIANDVIFVSKNSVRVTRRRIAEKTGVAPENILISATHTHSAPITVTYASNVDDDTVPGVDSEYLCRLEDGIVAAGVNAFQSATDAEAAFVTADATGIGTNRRDPSGPALHNVPVVAVRRRDDSALLGIMLVCNMHPTVLHEDSLLASADFPGFARRHLQTVFGECPVIHHTGPSGNQSPRHVTKSNTFAEAERIGGILGAAVERALSGASYSAGVLLASCGSSITPVPRSFPSVDDAQRRLEQAQARYEELKQTGTPQAARGAEVDLFGAHETLTLAKLEASGELETYRASCAPAEVQVMRTGPFWFAGWSGEVFVEYGIKLGAAQKNAYLISMANGEMQGYLVTDEAAEEGGYEASNALFAPETARRMLTETLRLIQESRT